One stretch of Amblyraja radiata isolate CabotCenter1 unplaced genomic scaffold, sAmbRad1.1.pri S74, whole genome shotgun sequence DNA includes these proteins:
- the LOC116969554 gene encoding CD276 antigen homolog: protein MGLTVAILKLIASATRSQPTIINVNGTNFRNRLETSGKLYDGKDFNVRIVPVVFQDAGVYTCYLESNIFSIIYLITVKVTAEPSDAVTEGDNVTLTCSVSHDIGSMRLVWINGDGKRVGEKTLTGKDKSLSLVIQKAERGRGNWRCVLFHQDLPRLFVPNYQKPSEIEHSILIWYIGGIIGSLALLFVIILPVVWCQRRRKPTASDIPGIKSLTLLINMKWDSQLRLS, encoded by the exons ATGGGGTTGACGGTGGCCattttg AAATTAATAGCATCTGCAACACGTTCTCAGCCCACCATCATCAATGTCAATGGGACCAACTTCAGGAATCGACTGGAGACCTCAGGGAAACTCTACGATGGCAAGGATTTCAATGTGAGGATTGTCCCCGTTGTGTTTCAAGATGCCGGAGTTTACACCTGTTATCTGGAATCAaatatattttccatcatttatctaatcacagtgaaag tcacagctgagccgtctgatgcagtgactgagggagacaacGTTACCCTGACCTGCTCCGTGTCTCACGACATTGGgtcaatgagactggtttggatcaatggcGATGGCAAACGTGTTGGAGAAAAGACACTGACTGGGAAAGATAAATCATTGAGTCtggttattcagaaagctgagagaggcagagggaactggagatgtgttttgtttcatCAAGACCTGCCCCGGCTTTTTGTCCCAAACTATCAGAAGCCCAGTG AGATTGAACATTCTATATTGATCTGGTATATTGGTGGAATTATCGGGAGTCTGGCTCTTCTCTTCGTCATTATACTGCCAGTGGTGTGGTGTCAAAGAAGGCGCAAGCCTACAG CATCAGACATTCCTGGgataaagtccctcaccctgctcATCAACATGAAGTGGGACAGTCAGCTGAGGCTCAGTTAG